Proteins encoded together in one Telopea speciosissima isolate NSW1024214 ecotype Mountain lineage chromosome 6, Tspe_v1, whole genome shotgun sequence window:
- the LOC122666102 gene encoding putative nuclease HARBI1, which yields MCACSFDMHFTFVNVGWEGSANDCRVFESARNNPSFNFPHPPPGKYYVVDSGYANQTGYLTPFRGERYHLPDYRGAGRTPRTVRELFNYRHSSLRNVIERTFGVLKNKILLLRQTHHFSVKTQGNIVIACCGLHNYIRDEQKIDKDFSKLGGDEAEPDPDELNPPPKEYNGPSSLSQREQARQMNDIRNRLTNVLARKHCLAPI from the exons ATGTGTGCTTGTTCTTTTGACATGCACTTCACATTTGTGAATGTTGGCTGGGAAGGTAGTGCCAATGATTGTCGGGTCTTTGAATCAGCAAGAAATAATCCAAGTTTTAACTTCCCTCATCCACCTCCAG GCAAATATTACGTTGTAGACTCTGGTTATGCGAATCAAACAGGATATTTGACACCGTTCAGAGGTGAGAGATATCATCTTCCAGATTATAGAGGTGCGGGAAGAACTCCAAGAACAGTTAGAGAATTGTTCAACTACAGACATTCCTCTTTGAGGAATGTCATTGAACGTACATTTGGAgttctcaaaaacaaaattttgctTTTAAGACAGACGCATCATTTTTCTGTGAAGACCCAAGGAAACATTGTCATTGCATGTTGTGGTTTACATAACTACATTAGAGATGAACAAAAAATAGATAAAGATTTTTCCAAACTTGGTGGAGATGAAGCTGAACCAGATCCTGATGAGTTAAACCCACCTCCTAAAGAGTATAATGGACCCTCATCATTGAGTCAAAGGGAACAAGCCAGACAGATGAACGATATTAGGAACCGACTTACAAACGTGTTGGCTAGAAAACACTGTCTTGCTCCAATTTAA